A region from the Chelmon rostratus isolate fCheRos1 chromosome 6, fCheRos1.pri, whole genome shotgun sequence genome encodes:
- the rbm28 gene encoding RNA-binding protein 28 isoform X2, giving the protein MQAQTIFVRSLPASASNERLEEIFSEIGPIKQCFVVREKGTETCRGFGYVTYSMLEDAQRALKEIKEYDGQRLFLSVAKKKLKDKRKRAPDEPAAAPKENELKNKGFRKHQMKARLIIRNLSFKCSEDDLKQVCASFGTVLEAKIPLKPDGKMRGFAFVMFKTVSQAARALNALNLKEIKGRQVAVDWAVAKHQYIATQPSSSAENEKEANAKESDTESDEDDEDEEETRAAPQKKKVTSKQTVQQVEESQSDDEDDSVEQDSEEDDDDDDQEEEDDDDDKSGLDSNDDQDESQDEDDEEEDEDDEEDESAQKKASKKLLPSDVNEGRTVFIRNLSFDTEEEGLEEVLLRYGELKYIKIVLHPDTEHSKGCAFAQFKTKEAADRCLAAAQDESESGGIRVDGRKLLIVAAVSREDASKLKVNKVKVETGTRNLYLAREGMVRAGTKAAEGVPEADMVKRTRFEEIKRGKLRDINVFVSKTRLCVHNLPKSVDNKKLKALCLQAIKENKGVRIKECRVMYDKKPEKGQVMGQSLGYGFVEFQSHEHALCTLRYLNNNPNIFGSHKRPIVEFSLEDSRKLKMREMRQQKNKEFLRNQPFKGGAKTQSQTVGDGKGPRKDGSQAQSSSKQAGKERAPPQQQRKDRRFSGFQTKPEVEHVDLENGQKRRKVLALPSHRGPKIRMRDKGKQQAPPPKQARPGSGRKERQRGQMEKPTQPRKQAKMAKTHFKSRDGDRFDSLVEQYKKKLMGNSDTNMKRNKWFNS; this is encoded by the exons ATGCAAGCACAAACCATATTCGTTCGTTCTCTACCAGCTTCAGCTTCAAACGAACGCTTAGAGGAAATATTCTCTGAAATTGGTCCGATAAAGCAGTGCTTCGTGGTCAGAGAGAAAG GTACAGAAACATGTCGGGGATTTGGTTATGTCACCTATTCCATGCTGGAGGATGCACAGCGAGCcttgaaagaaataaaagagtACGACGGGCAGAGGCTTTTCCTGTCGGTGGCGAAGAAGAAGctaaaagacaaaaggaaaagag CTCCTGATGAGCCAGCTGCAGCACCAAAAGAAAATGAGCTAAAGAACAAAGGCTTCAGGAAACATCAGATGAAAGCTAGACTCATCATAAGGAACCTCAGTTTTAAG TGCTCCGAAGATGATCTGAAGCAAGTTTGTGCCAGTTTTGGAACAGTTCTTGAGGCCAAAATTCCCCTCAAACCTG ATGGGAAGATGCGAGGATTCGcatttgtcatgtttaaaaCTGTGTCTCAGGCTGCGAGAGCACTTAATGCTCTCAACCTGAAGGAGATAAAAG GTCGGCAGGTAGCAGTTGACTGGGCTGTGGCTAAGCACCAGTATATTGCCACACAGCCGTCCTCAAGTGCAG AAAATGAGAAGGAGGCAAATGCGAAAGAgtcagacacagagagtgatgaagacgatgaggatgaagaagagacACGAGCAGCACCCCAGAAGAAAAA AGTCACctccaaacaaactgtgcagcaggtggaggaatCCCAatcagatgatgaagatgatagTGTGGAACAAGACAGTGAGGAggacgacgacgatgatgatcaagaagaagaagatgatgatgatgataagagTGGCCTCGATTCAAATGATGATCAAGATGAGAGTCAGGATGAggacgatgaagaggaggatgaggacgaCGAAGAGGATGAATCAG CTCAAAAGAAAGCTTCAAAGAAACTTCTCCCTTCGGATGTGAACGAGGGCAGAACAGTTTTCATCAG GAACCTGTCCTTTGACACGGAGGAAGAGGGTCTTGAGGAAGTTCTCCTACGATACGGAGAGCTTAAGTACATAAAGATCGTTCTCCACCCAGACACAGAACATTCAAAAG GTTGTGCATTTGCTCAATTCAAGACGaaagaggctgcagacagatgcttggctgcagcacaggatgAATCAGAG agtggTGGCATCCGTGTAGATGGCAGAAAGCTGTTGATCGTGGCAGCAGTGAGCAGAGAAGATGCTTCCAAGCTGAAAGTGAACAAGGTGAAAGTCGAAACGGGCACCAGGAACCTGTACCTGGCCCGAGAAGGAA TGGTCCGTGCTGGAACCAAGGCTGCAGAGGGAGTGCCTGAAGCAGACATGGTCAAAAGAACCAGA tttgaagaaataaagagaggCAAGCTTCgggacataaatgtgtttgtatcaAAGACTCGTCTGTGTGTTCATAACCTGCCCAAGTCAGTGGACAACAAAAAACTCAAAGCACTCTGCCTCCAAGCAATAAAGGAGAACAAGGGAGTCCGCATCAAAGAG TGTCGGGTGATGTATGACAAGAAGCCAGAGAAGGGTCAGGTGATGGGACAGTCGTTAGGCTATGGCTTTGTTGAGTTCCAGAGCCACGAACATGCTCTCTGCACACTTCGTTACCTTAACAACAACCCCAACATCTTTGGCTCACACAAG AGACCGATCGTTGAGTTCTCCCTGGAGGATTCAAGGAAACTCAAAATGAGAGAAATGcgacaacaaaaaaacaag GAGTTTTTACGAAATCAGCCTTTTAAAGGAGGAGCGAAAACTCAGTCCCAGACAGTCGGAGATGGAAAAGGACCAAGGAAAGATGGAAGTCAAGCACAGTCCTCATCAAAGCAggcaggaaaggagagag ctcctcctcagcagcagaggaaagacaGGCGCTTTTCTGGCTTCCAGACCAAACCGGAGGTCGAGCATGTAGATTTGGAGAACGGACAGAAACGGAGAAAGGTTCTAGCTTTGCCTTCCCATCGGGGCCCTAAGATCAG AATGCGTGACAAGGGAAAGCAACAGGCTCCACCACCCAAACAGGCAAGGCCTGGATCTGGCAGGAAAGAGCGTCAAAGAGGACAGATGGAAAAGCCCACGCAGCCCAGAAAACAG GCTAAAATGGCAAAAACGCATTTCAAGAGCAGGGATGGGGACCGTTTTGACAGCCTGGTGGAGCAGTATAAGAAGAAACTGATGGGTAACAGTGACACcaacatgaaaagaaacaagtgGTTTAATAGTTGa
- the prrt4a gene encoding proline-rich transmembrane protein 4, whose amino-acid sequence MPSLWNSCLLLSLSLPLSLHVIAFTRENVKETPQPDSDTAVQRLSQTSQRPHGSGLAAGSLTFGPENGDFLGLPLSWPLLSSEESDNQGVIGEYTDLQENTETPLLYSTEKGVIISRPTDSSTEDATSKENTQRQPTHEQQTLKYQPAETRTGSLLHSPQTGENLTVSASQNETTDSQLPFLLSGLLPSHQNATSQLSAGPGPSPEQPTSLVPTGHWGWTTSPSVLTERKTQEETISDQILHRGAVSIEEDKDVSKDDELHVSKTSGTLSLDANTDTSATPCKTSNQPWTPTYPDDFTPNESLHPSLALSPALFVPLYSDWNSALATWGFAWEAHIYGLGSVFTVFGLISVVCLLGLPLRCPPGIPYLTLLHLFLLAFAGIQAFRLLYDAYSHQDRLPPLGSLLLSELPFPCLISAFCLAILLLSLRSRMRLSLPLANSTSLSVLPKPCLLLCVSLLHSAVSLGCVCMLHLFHSLPTMILLFPQGVFVCLTIFLSCSYLIFYCLVQVDTKHIYRLNDSGESGGSPEVMRPASCPFAKVEDWGRAAGAGVGASLCLLGCGGLQLYGILHALGLGGVDGYGFQPWAWWGYQVGCRLCEVGVCLGLSLIGTHPLFCHSNSSIKTITHPRPGSWSRLSCSSPSRGLTLPSQGAANSPVLSSHDSWSQDKQDKVVVCNVIAKGQSEALPLFSMADPPGNGLNCVPKSSQATELPLPTPPSPPHKPKNAVESQLSSLDSVRLETDSTVDLQPPSPINLSRSIDQALFSESLFSHSIFGLPRLNHTSSSLSLSSPSQGMSKQGPRSVEDALYRTSSCGDVDQESALSSSRPSQPHVSLASHSKPSTSPEQWDWKGSVSGSTQGLCSNPKETGKVRSHSWANKGQNFAQSSLPRAIPHLSYHRRYRTLSLASQDSHGSGRLAGTKHLSESKQLEWDLAVQAEFVSVCKQIDALSVCSDTIEL is encoded by the exons ATGCCCTCGCTGTGGAATAgttgtcttcttctctccctctccttgccTCTCTCACTTCATGTCATAGCCTTTACCAGAGAGAATGTCAAGGAAACGCCACAGCCAGACTCTGACACAGCAGTGCAGCGTCTCTCGCAGACCTCACAGAGACCTCATGGATCTGGGTTAGCAGCAGGGAGTCTCACGTTTGGACCTGAGAATGGTGACTTCCTGGGTCTGCCTTTGAGTTGGCCTTTATTGTCATCTGAGGAATCAGATAACCAAGGTGTGATTGGCGAATACACTGATTTACAGGAGAACACAGAGACACCACTTCTGTATTCTACTGAGAAAGGAGTTATCATATCCAGACCCACCGACAGCTCTACAGAAGATGCTACCTCCAAGGAGAATACACAACGTCAACCCACCCATGAACAACAAACGCTGAAGTATCAGCCGGCTGAGACCAGGACTGGATCTTTATTGCATTCTCCACAGACTGGAGAGAATTTGACAGTCTCAGCCTCGCAGAATGAGACGACAGATAGCCAGTTACCTTTTCTTCTGTCTGGCCTGCTTCCATCACACCAGAATGCCACTTCACAGCTATCTGCTGGACCTGGGCCCAGCCCTGAGCAACCCACTTCACTAGTACCCACTGGCCATTGGGGATGGACCACAAGTCCTTCTGTtctcacagagagaaagacacaagaGGAAACTATCTCAGATCAAATTTTACACAGAGGAGCTGTCAGCATTGAGGAGGATAAAG ATGTCTCCAAAGATGATGAGCTGCATGTCTCAAAGACCAGTGGCACACTCTCACTTGATGCTAACACAGACACATCTGCCACACCCTGCAAAACATCAAACCAGCCCTGGACTCCCACCTACCCAGATGATTTTACTCCCAACGAGTCCCTGCACCCCTCTCTGGCTCTCAGCCCTGCCCTTTTTGTCCCCCTGTATTCGGACTGGAACTCTGCCCTCGCCACATGGGGATTTGCATGGGAAGCACACATCTACGGCCTGGGGTCTGTCTTCACTGTATTTGGCCTAATCTCTGTGGTCTGCCTGTTAGGCCTTCCCCTGCGGTGTCCCCCAGGAATCCCCTACCTCACCCTGTTGCACTTGTTCCTCCTAGCGTTTGCAGGGATCCAAGCTTTTCGTTTGCTCTATGATGCTTACAGTCACCAAGATCGCCTTCCCCCTCTgggctctctgctgctctctgagctCCCCTTTCCCTGTTTGATCTCAGCTTTCTGCCTGGCCATCCTGCTTCTTTCCTTACGCTCACGCATGCGTCTTTCTCTCCCACTTGCTAACTCCACCTCACTCTCAGTCTTGCCCAAGCCTTGCCTGTTACTGTGTGTCTCCCTGTTgcattctgccgtctctctagggtgtgtttgcatgctccacctctttcaTAGCCTCCCCACCATGATCCTGCTGTTCCCTCAgggtgtgtttgtatgtctcACCATTTTTCTCTCATGCTCCTACCTCATCTTCTACTGTTTAGTCCAAGTCGACACTAAACACATCTACAGGCTGAATGACAGTGGAGAGAGTGGAGGATCTCCTGAAGTGATGCGACCTGCAAGTTGCCCTTTTGCCAAAGTGGAGGACTGGGGTAGGGCAGCAGGGGCAGGAGTAGGGGCTTCATTGTGTTTGTTAGGGTGTGGAGGGCTCCAGCTTTATGGAATCCTGCATGCTCTTGGTTTGGGTGGGGTTGATGGCTATGGGTTCCAGCCTTGGGCCTGGTGGGGCTACCAGGTAGGTTGCAGGCTCTGTGAGGTTGGGGTGTGTCTAGGTTTGTCTCTCATTGGTACACACCCTCTATTCTGTCACAGCAACTCCTCTATCAAGACCATAACTCATCCTCGGCCAGGATCTTGGTCGCgcctctcctgcagctcccCTTCACGAGGGCTCACCCTGCCCTCTCAAGGAGCTGCAAATTCTCCTGTCCTCTCATCTCACGATTCCTGGTCCCAGGATAAGCAGGACAAGGTGGTGGTCTGTAATGTTATCGCTAAGGGACAGTCAGAggctcttcctcttttctcaaTGGCAGATCCTCCTGGAAATGGCCTCAACTGTGTCCCCAAGTCCAGCCAAGCCACTGAACTACCTCTACCTACACCCCCAAGCCCACCGCACAAGCCTAAAAATGCAGTTGAGTCTCAGCTGTCGTCGCTGGATAGTGTACGACTGGAGACTGACTCTACTGTGGACCTGCAACCCCCATCTCCCATAAACTTGTCCCGCAGCATTGACCAGGCTCTGTTCAGTGAGTCCCTATTCTCTCACAGTATATTTGGTTTGCCAAGGCTAAACCACACGTCTTCCAGTCTCTCTTTGAGCTCTCCTAGCCAAGGTATGTCAAAGCAAGGGCCTAGGTCTGTGGAAGATGCCCTATACCGAACCTCGTCCTGTGGAGACGTGGATCAAGAGAGTGCGCTGTCCAGTTCAAGACCCTCACAACCTCATGTCTCATTGGCATCTCACAGCAAGCCATCGACATCACCAGAGCAATGGGACTGGAAAGGGAGCGTCTCTGGCTCAACCCAGGGTCTGTGCAGCAATCCCAAGGAGACAGGAAAGGTGCGCTCACATTCGTGGGCCAACAAAGGTCAAAACTTTGCTCAGAGCAGCCTCCCTCGAGCTATTCCCCACCTGTCTTACCACAGGCGTTACCGGACCCTGAGCTTGGCCTCTCAGGACAGTCACGGCTCTGGACGTCTGGCAGGGACTAAACACCTGAGTGAAAGCAAACAGTTGGAATGGGATCTGGCTGTACAAGCAGAGTTTGTCAGCGTGTGCAAACAAATTGATGCTCTGAGTGTTTGCAGTGACACCATCGAACTGTAG
- the LOC121607648 gene encoding leptin-like, whose amino-acid sequence MDPTLALLLSLLHLVSVGTAAPLPGEVVKMKSKVKWMAEQLVVRLDKDFQAPPGLALSPPADDLDIPSSIVTVLEGYNSMISDTLNGVAQVKFDISSLTGYLDQWRQAHCSEQRPKTSIPGPLQELQSRKEFIHTVSIEALMRVKEFLNLLLKNLDHLETC is encoded by the exons ATGGACCCCACTCTGGCCCTCCTGCTTTCTCTGCTGCACCTCGTAAGTGTGGgcacagctgctcctctgccagGGGAGGTCGTGAAGATGAAATCAAAAGTGAAGTGGATGGCGGAACAGCTGGTGGTTAGGCTGGACAAAGACTTCCAG GCTCCTCCTGGCCTGGCACTCAGCCCACCCGCTGATGATCTGGACATACCTTCCTCCATAGTGACAGTCTTGGAGGGTTACAACAGCATGATCTCTGACACCCTGAATGGCGTCGCTCAGGTCAAGTTTGACATCTCCTCACTGACGGGATACCTTGATCAGTGGAGGCAGGCGCACTGCAGCGAGCAGCGGCCGAAGACTTCAATCCCGGGGCCGCtacaggagctgcagagccgCAAAGAGTTCATTCACACCGTGAGCATCGAGGCTCTCATGAGAGTGAAGGAGTTCCTCAATCTGCTCCTGAAAAATCTGGATCACCTTGAGACGTGCTGA
- the rbm28 gene encoding RNA-binding protein 28 isoform X1 — protein MQAQTIFVRSLPASASNERLEEIFSEIGPIKQCFVVREKGTETCRGFGYVTYSMLEDAQRALKEIKEYDGQRLFLSVAKKKLKDKRKRAPDEPAAAPKENELKNKGFRKHQMKARLIIRNLSFKCSEDDLKQVCASFGTVLEAKIPLKPDGKMRGFAFVMFKTVSQAARALNALNLKEIKGRQVAVDWAVAKHQYIATQPSSSAENEKEANAKESDTESDEDDEDEEETRAAPQKKKVTSKQTVQQVEESQSDDEDDSVEQDSEEDDDDDDQEEEDDDDDKSGLDSNDDQDESQDEDDEEEDEDDEEDESAQKKASKKLLPSDVNEGRTVFIRNLSFDTEEEGLEEVLLRYGELKYIKIVLHPDTEHSKGCAFAQFKTKEAADRCLAAAQDESESGGIRVDGRKLLIVAAVSREDASKLKVNKVKVETGTRNLYLAREGMVRAGTKAAEGVPEADMVKRTRFEEIKRGKLRDINVFVSKTRLCVHNLPKSVDNKKLKALCLQAIKENKGVRIKECRVMYDKKPEKGQVMGQSLGYGFVEFQSHEHALCTLRYLNNNPNIFGSHKRPIVEFSLEDSRKLKMREMRQQKNKEFLRNQPFKGGAKTQSQTVGDGKGPRKDGSQAQSSSKQAGKERAPPQQQRKDRRFSGFQTKPEVEHVDLENGQKRRKVLALPSHRGPKIRMRDKGKQQAPPPKQARPGSGRKERQRGQMEKPTQPRKQKAKMAKTHFKSRDGDRFDSLVEQYKKKLMGNSDTNMKRNKWFNS, from the exons ATGCAAGCACAAACCATATTCGTTCGTTCTCTACCAGCTTCAGCTTCAAACGAACGCTTAGAGGAAATATTCTCTGAAATTGGTCCGATAAAGCAGTGCTTCGTGGTCAGAGAGAAAG GTACAGAAACATGTCGGGGATTTGGTTATGTCACCTATTCCATGCTGGAGGATGCACAGCGAGCcttgaaagaaataaaagagtACGACGGGCAGAGGCTTTTCCTGTCGGTGGCGAAGAAGAAGctaaaagacaaaaggaaaagag CTCCTGATGAGCCAGCTGCAGCACCAAAAGAAAATGAGCTAAAGAACAAAGGCTTCAGGAAACATCAGATGAAAGCTAGACTCATCATAAGGAACCTCAGTTTTAAG TGCTCCGAAGATGATCTGAAGCAAGTTTGTGCCAGTTTTGGAACAGTTCTTGAGGCCAAAATTCCCCTCAAACCTG ATGGGAAGATGCGAGGATTCGcatttgtcatgtttaaaaCTGTGTCTCAGGCTGCGAGAGCACTTAATGCTCTCAACCTGAAGGAGATAAAAG GTCGGCAGGTAGCAGTTGACTGGGCTGTGGCTAAGCACCAGTATATTGCCACACAGCCGTCCTCAAGTGCAG AAAATGAGAAGGAGGCAAATGCGAAAGAgtcagacacagagagtgatgaagacgatgaggatgaagaagagacACGAGCAGCACCCCAGAAGAAAAA AGTCACctccaaacaaactgtgcagcaggtggaggaatCCCAatcagatgatgaagatgatagTGTGGAACAAGACAGTGAGGAggacgacgacgatgatgatcaagaagaagaagatgatgatgatgataagagTGGCCTCGATTCAAATGATGATCAAGATGAGAGTCAGGATGAggacgatgaagaggaggatgaggacgaCGAAGAGGATGAATCAG CTCAAAAGAAAGCTTCAAAGAAACTTCTCCCTTCGGATGTGAACGAGGGCAGAACAGTTTTCATCAG GAACCTGTCCTTTGACACGGAGGAAGAGGGTCTTGAGGAAGTTCTCCTACGATACGGAGAGCTTAAGTACATAAAGATCGTTCTCCACCCAGACACAGAACATTCAAAAG GTTGTGCATTTGCTCAATTCAAGACGaaagaggctgcagacagatgcttggctgcagcacaggatgAATCAGAG agtggTGGCATCCGTGTAGATGGCAGAAAGCTGTTGATCGTGGCAGCAGTGAGCAGAGAAGATGCTTCCAAGCTGAAAGTGAACAAGGTGAAAGTCGAAACGGGCACCAGGAACCTGTACCTGGCCCGAGAAGGAA TGGTCCGTGCTGGAACCAAGGCTGCAGAGGGAGTGCCTGAAGCAGACATGGTCAAAAGAACCAGA tttgaagaaataaagagaggCAAGCTTCgggacataaatgtgtttgtatcaAAGACTCGTCTGTGTGTTCATAACCTGCCCAAGTCAGTGGACAACAAAAAACTCAAAGCACTCTGCCTCCAAGCAATAAAGGAGAACAAGGGAGTCCGCATCAAAGAG TGTCGGGTGATGTATGACAAGAAGCCAGAGAAGGGTCAGGTGATGGGACAGTCGTTAGGCTATGGCTTTGTTGAGTTCCAGAGCCACGAACATGCTCTCTGCACACTTCGTTACCTTAACAACAACCCCAACATCTTTGGCTCACACAAG AGACCGATCGTTGAGTTCTCCCTGGAGGATTCAAGGAAACTCAAAATGAGAGAAATGcgacaacaaaaaaacaag GAGTTTTTACGAAATCAGCCTTTTAAAGGAGGAGCGAAAACTCAGTCCCAGACAGTCGGAGATGGAAAAGGACCAAGGAAAGATGGAAGTCAAGCACAGTCCTCATCAAAGCAggcaggaaaggagagag ctcctcctcagcagcagaggaaagacaGGCGCTTTTCTGGCTTCCAGACCAAACCGGAGGTCGAGCATGTAGATTTGGAGAACGGACAGAAACGGAGAAAGGTTCTAGCTTTGCCTTCCCATCGGGGCCCTAAGATCAG AATGCGTGACAAGGGAAAGCAACAGGCTCCACCACCCAAACAGGCAAGGCCTGGATCTGGCAGGAAAGAGCGTCAAAGAGGACAGATGGAAAAGCCCACGCAGCCCAGAAAACAG aaGGCTAAAATGGCAAAAACGCATTTCAAGAGCAGGGATGGGGACCGTTTTGACAGCCTGGTGGAGCAGTATAAGAAGAAACTGATGGGTAACAGTGACACcaacatgaaaagaaacaagtgGTTTAATAGTTGa
- the si:dkey-5i3.5 gene encoding transmembrane protein 53, producing MLARTALSRCVTAHRLSKNVTFYANELASPVSGCRTPASEQQKPLLLMLPWLGSRAQAVAKYCDIYFRTGFDVLVVESEVQEFLWPRWGLDHGKKLLELLQSERFVSRPLLIHAFSIGGYTFAQLLVHVSQDTQKYQPLTQRIKGQVYDSLVVGSLETMATGLGRTVFPHMEMLVKQASLLYFSIFRHQTVSYFKTSIDTFWNSPISAPALFFFCENDAISDPRLTEELIEYWRKRGIDVTAKKWEDSIHAGHLKRHQQEYLTSINMFLDSICFTPLKAKM from the exons ATGTTGGCCAGGACAGCACTGAGCAGATGCGTTACTGCCCACCGCCTCAGTAAGAATGTCACTTTCTATGCCAATGAATTGGCATCTCCGGTGTCGGGATGTCGGACCCCCGCCTCCGAGCAACAAAAaccactgctgctgatgctgcccTGGTTGGGTTCGCGTGCCCAAGCCGTTGCCAAGTATTGCGACATCTACTTCCGCACCGGCTTTGATGTGCTTGTAGTGGAGAGTGAG GTCCAAGAGTTCCTGTGGCCTCGCTGGGGTCTGGATCATGGCAAGAAGTTGCTAGAGTTGCTCCAGAGCGAACGCTTCGTCTCCCGCCCCCTGCTTATCCATGCCTTCTCTATTGGTGGCTACACATTTGCTCAGCTGCTGGTGCATGTGTCCCAGGATACACAGAAGTATCAGCCGCTCACACAGAGGATCAAAGGCCAAGTATACGATAGCTTGGTGGTGGGCTCTCTGGAGACGATGGCTACAG GTCTTGGTAGGACTGTTTTTCCACATATGGAGATGCTGGTAAAACAAGCAAGCCTGTTATACTTTAGCATTTTCAGACACCAAACGGTGAGCTACTTTAAAACAAGCATTGATACGTTCTGGAACAGTCCCATCTCCGCTCCTGcactgttcttcttctgtgagaACGATGCGATTAGCGACCCACGGCTTACAGAGGAATTGATCGAGTATTGGCGGAAGCGCGGGATAGACGTCACAGCAAAGAAGTGGGAGGATTCGATACATGCAGGTCACCTGAAGAGGCACCAACAAGAGTATCTGACCAGCATAAACATGTTTCTCGACTCAATCTGCTTCACCCCGCTTAAGGCCAAGATGTAA